ATCAATTGGTTTTGTCTGTCTTCGGTTATATCAGATATCACTCCGATATATAATTGAACCATGGCATCGGATTTAATTGGATAAATTCTTGCTGTGTAAAAATGAAGTCCATCCTGGAATTCAGTTTTTCCTTCTTTTCCTGATTTGATTTTATCGGTAATAAAACTTAGCAGTTCTTTGTTTTTGATTGAGGGTACAAATTCTTTGAATTGTGAATTTTTTTCTATTAAGGTTTCTGCAATATTTCGATTCAAAAATAGGAATTTATGGTTTCTATCAATTGCAAAAACACCCTCTTTTAAATTTTGAAGTAAGTAATTAAATTTTTCCTTTTCAACGGTAAGATCTAAAAATTGAACTTTAAGTCGCCTTGCCATTTCGTTAATGGAGGAGGCAAGTGTAGCCAATTCACGAATGTCAGGTGATGACAATTCAACACCAAAATCACCTGCATTGATTTCTTTTGTTTTTTTCTCAACCGTTGCAAGTGGGTCTGTGATTCGCATTGCAATGTTTGTGGAAATATAAAAAGTACCAAAGATGGCAATGAGTACAAAACCAAAAAGAATAAGTGGTCTTACGGCTGGGACAACCAAATCATAAATATAAAATACACCCAATGCAAGGGTCAAAAGTACGAGTAAAAGACCCCAATTGAGAAGGAGAAGTGTTGAAAAAAAACTACGCATCTCGGAATCGATAACCGACTCCGCGGATCGTTTCGAGTCGTTCTTTTTCGGAGAGTAATTTATCTCTTAGTCGTTTGATATTTACATCTACAGTGCGGTCAGTGACAAAAACGTCTTTGCCCCAAATCCGATCTAAAAGTTTGTCTCTGGAAAAGGCAACTCCTGGATTTCCAGCAAACAGCTGTAATAATTTAAATTCGATTAATGTTAGGTCAATCTCAGTTCCTTCGACAAAAACTTTGTGAGCGGTTGGATTGATTTGGATTTTTCCAGTGGTTATGGTTCCCTGTACTTCTTGGTTTGGGTCTGTTGTCCTTCTTGTGACAGTTCTAACTCGAGCCACAAGTTCCCTGATATTAAAAGGTTTACGGATATAATCATCAGCACCTAACTCTAATCCCAATACCACATCGGTTTCACCTGTTTTGGCTGTGACCATTAGGATCGGGATTTGTGGGTACTTTTCTTTGATCCTTTTACATAGATCCATACCACCGATACCAGGTAACATTAAATCTAAGATAATGCCATCAGGGAGATTTTTTTCTAAACGAGGGAGGACTTCCATTCCATTATGGCAAACTTCCGTTTGGAAACCTTCTTCTTCCAAATGAAATTGGATGAGGCCGGCAATGTCTTCTTCGTCATCTACAATCAATATTTTCATGAATTGCCTTTAAAATAACAGGGATTCATTACAAAAAGAATACAAAATGATGACAAAAAATCGATTCCCGATCATTTACCAAGCATTTGGTTGATGTCTCGGATCGCTTTTCGTTGGCGAAGCAGAATCAGACCTAAAAATCCAGTGAACAAAACGAAGGCAAGAACGTAGACCCAGAGTAACGATTTTAGTCGCGCTTGTTCTTTTTCAATCGCCTGGATTTCTTCTAAATGCGAGATGAGAAAGTAAAAATGATCTACTTTCGGATAGGATTTTTTCATTTCCAACCGTAAATCAGAGACAAGTACCTTTGCCTCTTCTTTGGAAAGAGATTCCACCAAACGAATCGATTTGTCCAGGTCCATGTTCAAAAATTCTTCTGCTGAAGGGAGTGGTTCTGCAGACAATGCGGATACGAATAAAAATAAGAAGGAAAATAAAAGACCTTTCACTAACGTTTAAACCTCTTCAAATCCAAGTTTCTCTTTCCATGCATTCAGAAAAGGAATTCTTGTGTTGAGGAGTAAAAAGCCAAGCACTAAGGAATAAAAACAAAAAAACAAACTTGAGCTGATGAGAAGAGGGAGTAAATAAATGGAACTCTCATCTTGGTGGATGGAAAAAAGCATCGTTCCAAATGGAATGAGTAATAACAGAAAGGATACAAAGAGAGAAGAGAATAAGAACTTAAGAGGCAAAATTTGGCTTAACACTCTGATCCTGATGATAGAAGGAACTTCCATATTTTTCAGAAATGGATCTGGTTCCGAAAAAATCTGTTCAGGTATAAAAATTTTTTTATCCTTCGATTTCATGAGACCACCATTTTCTTAAAAGTTCCTTACCTCGTGAGATATGACTTTTAATTGTATTTAGTTTGATATTTAGATCGTTTGCAATTTCCTTTAAAGGTTTGTTTTCAAAATAATGCAAGTGGATCGGCAATTGGTAAGATTTCGGGAGTTTTGCAATGAGGGAATGTAAAGTATGATGAGTTTCTTCTTTGTCCAGAATTTCGACAACAGAGGGTTTTGATTTGTCGGCAACAGTTGATACATCTTCTGTCCAATCAGTGATGAGATGAGATTTCTTTTTATTAACTTTTGTTAAGCGAAATTTTGCAATTTGAAACAACCATGTTGAAAATTGAGCTTCTCCCCGGAACTGGCTCAAAGATTCGTAGGCTTTGAGAAAAACTTCTTGGGTAAAATCTTCAGCTTCTTCTTCCGATAAAAAAGCTTTGCGAGCTTGAGAAAAAACCATCCCTTGGTACCGTTTCATCAGTACTTCAAATTGAGAAACATCTCCACCTAAAACGAGCTGGATGGAATTCCAGTCTTCGTCGTTACATTTCCGTTTGGTCTCTGTTACCGGCTCAGTTTGTAAAAGGTCAAGAGACCGAGTCCAATTGCGAATGGGATTAACCCTCCTAACATCGCCATAGAACGACCTAAGACGAGTATAAATACAAACGATAATGTAAATCCAGTGAATGTCAACAAAAGACCTAGTAAAAAAGAATACAATCTGATGTCAAAACTCCATGGTTTGTACTGACCCGACTGGATCAGCGCCATTTTCTGTTTATGCCACCATTGGAACAAAAAAAACAATAATGTGGTCCCAAATATAATCCCAATATGGGGGACTAAGTACAAAGCCAATCGATAGGGATCGGAACCACCTTGGTTTTGTATCTCTCTTAATAGTGTAACGATTGTTTCATACTGTTCGGGTGTCATGAAACAGCTTCTCCAATTAAATTTGATGCGTATGTACTAAGTAGTGACATACCTTCTGGTTTGTCACATTGGAAAATTTGTAATCCAATATTTGTAGTATCATTGTCTCCTTTTTTTAGACTTCGTAAACTTCCAAAAAAAGTGTAAGGAGATGAGTTGATTTTTAATTGGAAGGAAACTGGTGAACCTATAGGTCTTCCATCAATATTGGTTCCTTTCGGAAGTGTCATTCCTATCCCACGACCGTCTTGGCTAATGTCTCTAACGGGTGTTGTGCGAATTATTGTTTCCCAATCTTTTGCGTAAGCAAATTCAAGTTGGAAAACAAATTCTTCCGCTTTTTGGTCTAAAAAACTAAGTAAGGGTCCAATTCCCTCGGGGCCTTCGATATTTGATTGTAGAACTGGGTTTCCTAGGTCAGGCAAATTGCTGATGATTTCGAAGTATCCTAAAAGTACCTTACCATTGGCAAAAAATGGGAAAATTAACGTAGATTTTGTATTACTAAGTAATAACGAATCTAAATAGGATCGAACGTAGATTTCACTTAATTTTTTAGGACTGTAAAATCCACGATCTGTATAAAAAATCCTACGATTCGCATCACGGACGTAATATGGAGCTTTGGATGTAGCGAGGGCTTCCATAAGCTGGGTGTCTGCTGCATAATAAAAACCGATTTGGACTTTTTTAATAAAGTAACCAAAATTCGTCAGCACTTGTTCTAAGTGGATTTGCCACTGGTTCAGTGCTTGGTTGATAATGGAAGTTTTTCCGTAAATGGAAATCACTGTGCCTAAATCTGCGGTTTGTGCCATCTTCAAATCATAAGCAGAAATATCTTCGATCGCTGCTCGTTTTGCGGAACGTTCCAAAGGTTCGATTAAAATTTCGTATACCTGTAATAAATCGTCTTGGTACGGATTCACAGGTTTGACCCGTAGTTCCACACGATTTTCCTTTAGGACACAAACCAAGGATTTGGGTTTAGAGACCATAGGTTCCGTCGTTTCGATTGTGATGTGAACCGATTTTAGGATATCATTGACTGCGACAGGATTGATCAGTGTGAATTTTTGTTTGGTGTCACGATCTTGCAGAACCGTAGTTGTCAGTTTGGAAACAATCCCTAAAAGTGTCCTTTGGTCAGTCAGTCTATATTTTTTCATGGTCTAATGAGTATGATACGTAAAATCCTAATTTTCGCCATAGTTTTTCCATCCTTTTTGCCTCTTTTGGCAGAAAAACCTAAATACCAATATTTTGGTAAGGCATATGATCTAAACACAGGAAAGTACATTTATTCGGATAATCATAAAGAATATTATAATAATGGAAAACACACTCACTCCGAAATCCAATACAAAGATGCGAATGGAAAAGTATTTGGTTCCAAACACATTGAGTTTGATCAAAATTCGGAAGTACCTACTTTTAAAACAGTTGATGATAGAGATGGTTATACGGAAGGAGCTGATGTAAAAGGGAAATCAGTTCGTTTATATTTTAAACGTAAAAAAGAAGATCCTCTTTCTGAAAAAACATATACTCCTAAATCTCCTGCTGTGATGGACGGAGGATTTGATTATTTTGTTAGGAACAATTGGGAATCGTTGTCTAGAGGAGAAAGAATGTCTTTCCACTTCATCGCTCCTGTACAACTTGATGATTATAAATTTGCGGTATTAAAAATCAAGGATGGTGAGTGGAAAGGAAGACAAGCTCTTTACCTTAGATTAGAAATTGATAACTTTCTTTTGAAACAAGTTGTGAAACCATTTCTTTTGGTGTATGATGTTCAAACTCGTCGAATTTTACAATTCGAAGGTCTTTCGAATATCAATGATGAAAATGGGAAAAGTTTGAAAGTGAAAATTGTTTATGATTATCCAAAGGATGTATTGGAACCTTGACAAAAAGGAGTTTCGACCAATTTTTTAAAAACCCTCGGCATTGGAGGGAAGATTTGGTTGCGGTCGGTGGTGATTTCTCCGTTGATCGGCTGTTATACGCATACACACATGGCATTTTCCCTTGGTCTGAGGATCCTATTCGTTGGTATTGTTTGGATCCTCGCGCTATTTTTGACATTCACCGAGTTCATTTTTCTAAAACCGTTCTTCGTAAAGTAAGACAAAAAAAATTTCGTATCAGTTTTAACGAAGCTTTCCCGATTGTGATGCAGGCATGTTCCTATCGGGAAAAAGATAACACGTGGATCACTCCTGGTTTTATCGATGGTTATTTGGAACTCCACAAAAAAGGTTGGGCGCACTCTGTGGAAGTATGGAATGCGGAAAATGTTTTAGTCGGTGGTGTTTATGGTGTTGCGATCGGCAAGTTTTTTGCAGGGGAAAGTATGTTTTCCTTTGAATCGGATGCAGGAAAAATCGGGCTCTTTCATTTGTTTGCAAAACTAAAAGAATCTAACTTTGAGTTATTTGACACCCAACAGCTCAACCATGTGACTTGGCAATTGGGTGCTTATGAAATTCCAAAACTATCTTATTTAGATCGATTGGAACACTCTATTCAAGAGATGGTTCCTTGGGTCATTCCACCTTCACACGACTAATTTCATCCAATTCTACTTTCCAAAGTTTTTGTACTTCTTCTGTTATCTTTTCCCATTCCTTTTCTCCAATCATTGGTGCTTTGAATGGATCGAAGTTTGGATGGTTCTCGAAGAACTTTGTAATCTCCATCTGTTTCATCGTAGTTCGGTAAATCTCAGCTTCTTGGATTTCTGTCTCTGGATTTTTTTCTCCTTGGATGAAGAACGGTTTGGAAAGGCTAAGTGACAACTGATCAAAATGGTGCAGGTTCAAAACATAACCAATGCGTAACATCACCAAACTTTGGTATTCAATCATCACCTTGCGGTACTCAGACGGATCATTGAATGTTAAAGGACTATTACTCCCATAAATGACATGAACTTCGTTCTGTTTGTCTTTGTTAAGCGATGATTCGATGTTTTTAAATTCTGTTCCCAGTATCTTTGGCAAAATTGTTTCCGCAAAAGGAATGAGGGAACTTGTGTTTTGATCACGGATAGAAGTGATTTCTTCTTTTGTGATTTCTCTCGGGCGACAACCCGAGAGCAAAACAAGAGTTATCATCAAATTGAGAACTAGATTCATCTTAATTTTGTTTTGACTTAATTTTGGCAAATTCAACATCAATACGTCCTGTTAACATTTTGAAGTACATCATCCAATCAGAAACAAATGAATAAATTGGGTAGGTAAATGTTGCAGGGCGATTTTTTTCGACAAAGAAATGTCCGATCCATGCGAAGAAATACCCACTAACAAGCGCCAAACCTAAGATATACAACTTAGCAGTCGCAATAAATCCTAGAATACAACCTAAAGCAAGACTCGAGCCAACAAAATGTAACGCACGGTTAAACGGATGGCTATGTTCTTCTAAATAGAATGGGAAAAAATCTTTGAGTGTTTTGTACTTCTTTTCCATAAATTGGTCCTTTCTCTAAACCTTAGTCGATCTTTTCACTTTGCCAACACAAAAATCATTCCAAATATTAGAGTTTGTCCCTAGTTTTTGAAACTATATTCGAGAATTCAGATATGATTTTAAAATAGAGTTGCACGTTAGTGGGTACAAACTAATGTGCATTAACATTTAGAATCTAACAGAGAGTTAAATTTAGCAAAAAGTAGGAGAATGTATGAAGCCTAAATCGATTAAACCGGATGAGTTAAACAAGATTTTTTCCGAATTAAAAAAAGGAGAGGAGTCTGCCATCGGAAGTTATTTGGTAAAAGGAGTTCGTCTTCAAATCAGTAAATACAATTTATCAGGTGCCGAACGAGTTCAATTGTTATACAAAAGAAGAAGAGCACAAGGTTTGTGTATTGTATGCGGAAAAAAAGTCACAAAGAAAAATCCATCTACAGATCAACTTTATAGACTCTGTGAGGAACACCGCAATAAGATTGATAAAGGTACTAAGTAACCTATTCTGTGGTAGAGTTTCCCGCCTTTCTATGCGGGAGCTCCTGCCAGACCGCTTCTTTTTCCTCATCGCTCATACTGGACCAAGCCCCGATTTCTTCGATTGTTCGGTAACAACCAGCACAAAACCCAGATTCTGGATCCATCATACAGATTTTAATACATGGTGATTTTCGAGACATAGACCTGAAAATAGTAAATTTTTATAAATTTTCCTAAGCTAGTTTGGGAATCCGTCGATCCTTCCCATAAGGGAAAAGGAATTCGCATGTTGGATTGGGTAGAATCACTTAGAAGTTTATTTACTACAGAAATAGACTGTTACAAGCGCCTTTTGGATTTGGAAGGCAAAAAAAGAAACGCCATCCACCAAGCGGACGGCAAATCACTCGAGTCCTTTGTCAAAGAAAGTTATCATATCATGGTAGAAGCCTCTGAATTGGAACGAATTCGGATGAAAACCATAGAAGATGTCTATG
The sequence above is a segment of the Leptospira levettii genome. Coding sequences within it:
- a CDS encoding HAMP domain-containing sensor histidine kinase, whose translation is MRSFFSTLLLLNWGLLLVLLTLALGVFYIYDLVVPAVRPLILFGFVLIAIFGTFYISTNIAMRITDPLATVEKKTKEINAGDFGVELSSPDIRELATLASSINEMARRLKVQFLDLTVEKEKFNYLLQNLKEGVFAIDRNHKFLFLNRNIAETLIEKNSQFKEFVPSIKNKELLSFITDKIKSGKEGKTEFQDGLHFYTARIYPIKSDAMVQLYIGVISDITEDRQNQLIREQFFQNASHELKTPITSIKGYAETLEYKLKLPPDSNERKFLDAILRNTDRLIRIVEDMLTVSRLENHKTVLNLTDVSILELVKNVSESLGVIYSQKKQNLVLDIPFDLKVRADRLLLEDLLVNLISNASAYSPEGSSVIVKASTTEEQNVIQVIDQGIGISSEDAERIFERFFRVDTNRSRKEGGTGLGLSIVKHIARLHSGEVSVSPNPKGGSIFSFVFPKK
- a CDS encoding response regulator; protein product: MKILIVDDEEDIAGLIQFHLEEEGFQTEVCHNGMEVLPRLEKNLPDGIILDLMLPGIGGMDLCKRIKEKYPQIPILMVTAKTGETDVVLGLELGADDYIRKPFNIRELVARVRTVTRRTTDPNQEVQGTITTGKIQINPTAHKVFVEGTEIDLTLIEFKLLQLFAGNPGVAFSRDKLLDRIWGKDVFVTDRTVDVNIKRLRDKLLSEKERLETIRGVGYRFRDA
- a CDS encoding RNA polymerase sigma factor produces the protein MKRYQGMVFSQARKAFLSEEEAEDFTQEVFLKAYESLSQFRGEAQFSTWLFQIAKFRLTKVNKKKSHLITDWTEDVSTVADKSKPSVVEILDKEETHHTLHSLIAKLPKSYQLPIHLHYFENKPLKEIANDLNIKLNTIKSHISRGKELLRKWWSHEIEG
- the aat gene encoding leucyl/phenylalanyl-tRNA--protein transferase → MTKRSFDQFFKNPRHWREDLVAVGGDFSVDRLLYAYTHGIFPWSEDPIRWYCLDPRAIFDIHRVHFSKTVLRKVRQKKFRISFNEAFPIVMQACSYREKDNTWITPGFIDGYLELHKKGWAHSVEVWNAENVLVGGVYGVAIGKFFAGESMFSFESDAGKIGLFHLFAKLKESNFELFDTQQLNHVTWQLGAYEIPKLSYLDRLEHSIQEMVPWVIPPSHD
- a CDS encoding DUF962 domain-containing protein, whose translation is MEKKYKTLKDFFPFYLEEHSHPFNRALHFVGSSLALGCILGFIATAKLYILGLALVSGYFFAWIGHFFVEKNRPATFTYPIYSFVSDWMMYFKMLTGRIDVEFAKIKSKQN
- a CDS encoding LIC10235 family protein codes for the protein MKPKSIKPDELNKIFSELKKGEESAIGSYLVKGVRLQISKYNLSGAERVQLLYKRRRAQGLCIVCGKKVTKKNPSTDQLYRLCEEHRNKIDKGTK
- a CDS encoding DUF1289 domain-containing protein, which gives rise to MSRKSPCIKICMMDPESGFCAGCYRTIEEIGAWSSMSDEEKEAVWQELPHRKAGNSTTE